From Etheostoma cragini isolate CJK2018 chromosome 14, CSU_Ecrag_1.0, whole genome shotgun sequence, the proteins below share one genomic window:
- the LOC117956497 gene encoding CD209 antigen-like protein D: MSNNIYEDPDLTLNVKYSKGARRGGGGERVERVIDIYESVDTPTTRRGPPLRRGTHPQNHLPAERRNPFSAAALVLGFLCLLLVGGVIVLASQYVSVMLEKQQLQTSNNQLQTSYNNLSNSFCQEAKNQTHEWSRFRCSCYYKSTERKNWTESRRDCQSRGADLVVINSKEENNFVSELNKPEGSWIGLQSVQKKDWSAEWKWVDESTLSYTKWQRDVTINPADVKGATVYMDKDGKWRHFNNRSKRWICERPIY; the protein is encoded by the exons ATGTCCAACAACATCTACGAAGACCCAGATCTGACTTTGAATGTGAAATACAGCAAAGGAGCCAGGCGGGGGGGcggaggagagagagtggagcGAGTGATCGACATCTATGAGAGCGTGGACACGCCCACAACCCGGCGTGGCCCGCCGCTGCGTCGAG GAACACACCCTCAAAACCATCTCCCAGCTGAGCGGAGAAACCCTTTCAGTGCAGCCGCCCTGGTTTTGGGTTTCCTTTGTCTCCTGCTGGTGGGGGGGGTCATTGTCCTGGCCAGTCAAT ATGTTTCAGTCATGCTGGAaaagcagcagctgcagacCAGTAATAACCAGCTGCAGACCAGTTATAACAACCTGAGCAACAGTTTCTGCCAGGAGGCAAAGAACCAGACACACG AATGGAGCAGATTTCGGTGCAGTTGCTACTACAAGTCTACTGAGAGGAAAAACTGGACGGAGAGCAGGAGAGACTGTCAGAGCAGAGGAGCCGACCTGGTGGTAATAAAcagcaaagaagaaaat AATTTCGTCAGTGAGCTGAATAAACCAGAAGGTTCCTGGATCGGTCTGCAGtcagtgcaaaaaaaagattGGTCAGCGGAATGGAAATGGGTGGACGAATCAACACTATCATATAC GAAGTGGCAGAGAGACGTGACTATAAACCCCGCGGACGTGAAGGGGGCCACAGTGTACATGGATAAGGATGGAAAATGGAGACATTTCAATAACAGATCGAAAAGATGGATTTGTGAGAGACCCATTTATTAG